In Paludibaculum fermentans, the genomic stretch CGCCTTTGACGCCACCGGCCGCCGCATCCTGTACGGCTCCGACGAAAATGGCACGGCCAACCTCTGGATCCTGGAAGAATCCAGCGGCGACCGCCGCCAGGTAACTCAATCCAAAGCCAATCTCTCCGAACCAGACTGGTCGCCCGACTCCGACTGGATCGCCTACCGCTCAGAAGAGGGCAAAGGCGGCCTCTTCGCCAAGTCCCTGGTCACCGGCGAAACCGCCCCCATCGCCGAGTTCGGCCACCACCCGCGCTGGTCGCCCGATGGCCGCTTCGTGGCATTCCATACCGCCGGAGCCCAGAGCGACATTTACATCTGGAAGAAAGAGGACCGCTCCCTGCGCCGCGTCGTCGTCACCACGCCGACCCTCCACAGCCTGTCGTGGCCCGCCTGGAGCCAGGACGGCCAGATGCTCTATTTCATCGCAACCGCTCAATTTCGCAGCGAAACGGCGCAGACACGCTCGCCCGACTGGGTCTACCTGGGCCATCAGATCTGGCGCGTCAATGCCGCCGGTGGCGAAGCCAAAGTGGTGACGCCCGGCACCGGGGTCCTGAAGGACGGCGGCTTTGACTACGACCGCACCCGCTCCCAACTGGTGTTTGTCGGCCTGGATCGCGGCCTCTGGCGCTCAGAGATTGACGGCCGCACCGGCGCCGAAACCGCCCGGCCGGTCCGCCTGACCCTCACCACCCAGGGTCACCAGCACCCGCGTTTCAGTCCCGGAGGCGAGATCGCGTTCTCCGCCATCGCCGCGCCGGAAGCCCTTTGGCTGGTTCCCTTTAAGCCAGATGGAAGGCTCGACGAAGCAGCCATGGCCCGCCTCACCACAGGCGCCGCCTCCGTCCGCGCTCCCGTACTCTCGCCCGACGGCCGCCGCATCGTCTACTTCCTCTGGCAGGGTGAGCGCTTCGAACTCTGGCTGCTCGACCTCGAGACCCGCGCCGTGCGGCCCATCGGCCCCAACGACCAGCTTTCCCGTACCTCTCCATCCTGGATCGACGAAGGCCGTGGCCTCGCCTACGACCTGATGGACGGCCGCAACCGCGAACGCCGCCGGGCCCTGTTCAACCAGGACTACTCCAAACTGGTGGATGAGAAGGTTCTCGACGGCGCGCCTTCTGGCCGGGCACCCAGCAACTGGGATCCCACCGGCCGGTTCCGGCCGTATGTCGAGTCCAAGGACGGCCAGCAGAACCTCTGGCTGGAACGAAAGGACAGCACACCGCTCCGCCTGGCCGGTCCGGGCCACTATCAGGGCGCCACCTGGTCAGTCGGCGGGCGGCGCATCTACTACCAGTCCGACGAAGACGGCTGGTTCAATATCTGGCTGCTCGACTTCGATCCTGCCCGAGGCACCCCCATCGGCCCACCCCGCCAAAGCAGTTACTTCCGCGGCAGCCCCTACCTGCTGTCGGACAGTAACCTGGGCTTCGCCATGCAGCCAAAGGGTTTAGTGGTTCCGCTGCTCGAAAATCGTGGCGACCTGTGGCTCATCCGCAGCCACTGATCCGGCC encodes the following:
- a CDS encoding winged helix-turn-helix domain-containing protein, which codes for MVAPGKIRFGPYLFDLREQRLSGPAGEIPLNLKSAAVLAYLVQRPGQIVPKDELLHAVWADTAVTDDALVQRVLDVRKALGDNSKTPQYIRTHPKRGYEFVAGPETPPAKPGATRWWRPVLAFALTVAAGALFWFGRKPPAAPVELKIAQMTFLPGMEDYPAFDATGRRILYGSDENGTANLWILEESSGDRRQVTQSKANLSEPDWSPDSDWIAYRSEEGKGGLFAKSLVTGETAPIAEFGHHPRWSPDGRFVAFHTAGAQSDIYIWKKEDRSLRRVVVTTPTLHSLSWPAWSQDGQMLYFIATAQFRSETAQTRSPDWVYLGHQIWRVNAAGGEAKVVTPGTGVLKDGGFDYDRTRSQLVFVGLDRGLWRSEIDGRTGAETARPVRLTLTTQGHQHPRFSPGGEIAFSAIAAPEALWLVPFKPDGRLDEAAMARLTTGAASVRAPVLSPDGRRIVYFLWQGERFELWLLDLETRAVRPIGPNDQLSRTSPSWIDEGRGLAYDLMDGRNRERRRALFNQDYSKLVDEKVLDGAPSGRAPSNWDPTGRFRPYVESKDGQQNLWLERKDSTPLRLAGPGHYQGATWSVGGRRIYYQSDEDGWFNIWLLDFDPARGTPIGPPRQSSYFRGSPYLLSDSNLGFAMQPKGLVVPLLENRGDLWLIRSH